GCAGCCCTTCCTGCTCCAGCCGCGCCAGCGCCTCGCGCAGCGGGATCTTGCTCACGCCCAGCTGGTTGGCCAGCGCGTCCTGGCGGATCGCCTGCTCCACCGGCAGCTTGCCGGAGACGATCTGCTCGCGGACGATCGTGAAGATCTGTTCCGACAGCGTGCGGACGACGATGCTCATGCGGTTGATCTTTCTCTGGAACTCCTGCCGCTGACGCGCGGATTTCCCCGTTCTGGGGGCGCGGCTTGCAGCAGGCACGACACGCAAATACGGTATACCTCTACCCCAAAATCGGCAAGGCGAAGTTGATGCAGCGCAATATCGTGGTGATCGGTGGGGGTGTCGTCGGACTGTCGAGCGCGATCGCCTTGGCCCGCGCGGGCTGGTCGGTGCGGCTGGTCGACGCCGATCCGGATCGTCGCGCCGCCTCCTGGGGCAATGCCGGGCATATCGCGATCGAGCAGGTCGGCCCGCTCGCGTCCTGGTCAACGGTGCGCAGCCTGCCGCGCCGGCGCTTCGGGGCAGGGGGTGCGGTGTCCTTGCCCGCATCGGCATGGCGGCACTGGCTACCCTTCGGACTGCGGCTGCTTCGCGCGGCGCGGCCGAGCGTGTTCGCACGGGGGCAGGAGGCGCTGGGCCGGCTGCTTGCCGAGGCGATGCCGGCCTGGCAGCGGCTGAGCGCAAGCCTCGACACCCCCGATCTGCTGCGCGAACACGGCCATATCGTCGCCTGGGGCAGCCCGGCACCGACCGAGGCGGGGCGTCGCGCGTGGGCGGGGGCGGACATCGGCACCGCGGCGTTCCGCGACGCGACCCCCGCCGAGCTGCTCCATCTGCCGGGTAGGGCGATGGCCGGCGCGATCCGCTTCACCAATACGGCGCAGATCCACGATCTCGGCGCGCTCGACCATGCGCTGCGGGCGGCGCTGGTCGCTGCGGGCGGTACGATCCTGCCGGGCCGCGCGACCCTCAGCCTCGCGGGCGGCGAAGCACTGCTGGCGATCGACGGGGTGGCGGTGCCCGATGCCGACCAGCTGCTGGTCGCCGCCGGAGTCGCCTCGGGCCGCGTATTGGCCCCGCTCGGCCACCGCGTGCCGATCATCGCCGAGCGCGGCTATCATTTGCGCACAACCGATCACGACTGGCCCGCCGATCTGCCGCCCCTGGTGTTCGAGGATCGCTCGATGATCGTCACCCGCTATGCCGGCTGCGTGCAGGCGGCGAGCTTCGTCGAGTTCGCCGACATCGACACGCCGCCGGATCCCGCCAAGTGGGAACGGCTGGAGGCGCACATCACCGCGCTCGGCCTGCCGCTCCGCCCGCCTTTCACCCGCTGGACTGGCGCGCGCCCGACCCTACCGGACTATCTCCCGGCGATCGGCCGGAGCCGCAAGGCGGGGAACCTTCTCTATGCTTTCGGCCACCAGCATCTCGGCCTCACTCTCGCGGCGATTACCGGCGAACGCGTCGCCGCGCTGGCCGAGGGCAGGGCAGGCGATCTCGCCCCCTTCGATCTTCAACGCTTCCACGCATAAGGACGTCTCT
This genomic stretch from Sphingomonas sp. harbors:
- a CDS encoding FAD-dependent oxidoreductase: MQRNIVVIGGGVVGLSSAIALARAGWSVRLVDADPDRRAASWGNAGHIAIEQVGPLASWSTVRSLPRRRFGAGGAVSLPASAWRHWLPFGLRLLRAARPSVFARGQEALGRLLAEAMPAWQRLSASLDTPDLLREHGHIVAWGSPAPTEAGRRAWAGADIGTAAFRDATPAELLHLPGRAMAGAIRFTNTAQIHDLGALDHALRAALVAAGGTILPGRATLSLAGGEALLAIDGVAVPDADQLLVAAGVASGRVLAPLGHRVPIIAERGYHLRTTDHDWPADLPPLVFEDRSMIVTRYAGCVQAASFVEFADIDTPPDPAKWERLEAHITALGLPLRPPFTRWTGARPTLPDYLPAIGRSRKAGNLLYAFGHQHLGLTLAAITGERVAALAEGRAGDLAPFDLQRFHA